The Listeria cossartiae subsp. cossartiae genome includes a region encoding these proteins:
- the leuC gene encoding 3-isopropylmalate dehydratase large subunit — translation MGKTLFDKLWNRHVIYGKEGEPQLLYVDLHLIHEVTSPQAFEGLRMENRPLRRPDKTFATMDHNVPTEDIFNIQDLVAKKQIEALQTNCAEFGVTLADMGSDRQGIVHMVGPETGLTQPGKVIVCGDSHTATHGAFGAIGFGIGSSEVEHVFATQTIWQQKPKSMGIEINGKLPKGVYAKDIILHLIATYGVAFGTGYAVEYYGDTIRNMSMEERMTICNMAIEGGAKMGMMAPDETTFEYVRGREYAPADMDKAISDWKTLQTDPDAEYDLHIQMDASILEPYVTWGTNPEMGVPFSKAFPEIKDMNYERAYEYMGLKPGQTAEQIELGYVFIGSCTNARLSDLEEAARIVKGNKVKNNIRALVVPGSRQVRNAAESIGLDKIFIEAGFEWREPGCSMCLGMNPDQVPDGVHCASTSNRNFEGRQGKGARTHLVSPAMAAAAAINGHFIDIRKEAVISGGN, via the coding sequence ATGGGGAAAACACTTTTTGATAAACTTTGGAACCGTCATGTCATTTATGGCAAAGAAGGTGAACCGCAATTATTATACGTTGATCTTCATTTGATTCATGAAGTTACTTCTCCTCAAGCGTTTGAAGGACTGAGAATGGAAAATCGACCACTGCGCAGACCAGATAAAACGTTCGCGACAATGGATCACAATGTTCCTACTGAAGATATTTTCAACATTCAAGACCTTGTTGCTAAAAAGCAAATCGAAGCACTGCAAACTAATTGCGCGGAATTTGGTGTGACGCTGGCTGATATGGGTAGTGATCGCCAAGGAATCGTGCATATGGTTGGACCGGAAACTGGGCTAACACAACCTGGAAAAGTGATTGTTTGTGGGGATTCTCATACGGCGACACATGGTGCTTTCGGAGCGATTGGTTTTGGGATTGGCTCTAGTGAAGTGGAGCATGTTTTTGCCACTCAAACAATTTGGCAACAAAAGCCAAAATCAATGGGCATTGAAATTAACGGCAAACTTCCAAAAGGTGTCTATGCGAAAGATATTATTTTGCATTTGATTGCCACGTATGGCGTTGCATTTGGAACTGGTTATGCGGTCGAATACTACGGCGATACCATTCGTAATATGTCGATGGAAGAACGGATGACAATTTGCAATATGGCGATTGAAGGTGGCGCAAAAATGGGCATGATGGCGCCAGATGAAACTACTTTTGAATATGTGCGCGGTCGTGAATATGCTCCAGCTGATATGGATAAAGCAATTAGCGACTGGAAAACGCTCCAGACTGATCCAGATGCAGAATACGACCTTCATATCCAAATGGATGCGAGTATTTTGGAACCATATGTCACTTGGGGAACGAACCCCGAAATGGGTGTTCCTTTTTCGAAAGCATTTCCGGAAATTAAAGATATGAACTATGAGCGTGCTTATGAATATATGGGGCTAAAACCTGGTCAAACTGCGGAACAAATCGAGCTTGGCTATGTGTTTATTGGTTCTTGTACGAATGCCAGACTTTCTGACTTAGAAGAAGCCGCTCGTATCGTCAAAGGAAACAAAGTAAAAAATAATATTCGCGCACTCGTTGTCCCTGGTTCTCGCCAAGTTCGTAATGCGGCAGAATCCATCGGGCTAGATAAAATTTTTATAGAAGCTGGTTTTGAATGGCGCGAACCCGGTTGTTCAATGTGTCTAGGAATGAATCCCGACCAAGTACCGGACGGCGTTCACTGTGCCTCTACTTCGAATCGTAATTTTGAAGGACGGCAAGGCAAAGGGGCTCGTACCCATCTTGTTTCACCAGCAATGGCTGCAGCTGCCGCAATCAACGGGCACTTTATTGATATTCGAAAGGAGGCGGTTATCAGTGGAGGAAATTAA
- a CDS encoding GNAT family N-acetyltransferase, producing the protein MDNLETDRLILINYTLEMIQATINGTEALEKASGYHVSPDWPGIDFFFYLPYVLENVKKDDRMIKWTRLVVLKQENKIIGEIGGQGNPDETGEIEIGYSIVPDYQNKGYMSEALIEMIAWLKEQPEINRIFARSYEQNGASIQVLKHNHFVHIEEKDTEERQGRVMMWEYPIKQT; encoded by the coding sequence GTGGATAATTTAGAAACAGACCGCTTAATTTTAATTAACTACACACTGGAAATGATTCAAGCAACAATCAATGGGACAGAAGCATTAGAAAAAGCCAGTGGCTACCACGTGTCGCCTGATTGGCCTGGAATTGATTTCTTTTTTTATTTACCATATGTGTTAGAAAATGTGAAAAAAGACGATAGAATGATCAAATGGACGCGATTAGTCGTTTTAAAACAAGAAAATAAGATTATCGGCGAAATTGGTGGGCAAGGGAATCCAGATGAAACTGGCGAAATAGAAATCGGCTACAGTATTGTGCCAGACTACCAAAATAAAGGCTATATGTCCGAAGCACTGATAGAGATGATTGCTTGGCTAAAAGAACAGCCTGAAATCAACCGTATTTTTGCCAGAAGCTACGAGCAAAATGGCGCATCTATCCAAGTATTAAAACATAATCATTTCGTACATATCGAAGAAAAAGATACCGAAGAGAGACAAGGAAGAGTGATGATGTGGGAATATCCAATAAAACAAACCTGA
- a CDS encoding 2-isopropylmalate synthase, with the protein MKKIQFFDTTLRDGEQTPGVNFDVKEKIQIALQLEKLGIDVIEAGFPISSPGDFECVKAIAKAIKHCSVTGLARCVEGDIDRAEEALKDAVSPQIHIFLATSDVHMEYKLKMSRAEVLASIKHHISYARQKFEVVQFSPEDATRSDRAFLIEAVQTAIDAGATVINIPDTVGYTNPTEFGQLFQDLRREIKQFDDIIFASHCHDDLGMATANALAAIENGARRVEGTINGIGERAGNTALEEVAVALHIRKDFYQAETNIVLNQFKNSSDLISRLSGMPVPRNKAVIGGNAYAHESGIHQDGVLKNPDTYEIITPALVGVDKNSLPLGKLSGKHAFNTRMEEMGYTLTEQEQKDAFKRFKQLADAKKEVTEEDLHALILGQSSESADDFELKHLQVQYVTGGVQGAIVRIEERDGALIEDAATGSGSIEAIYNTINRLMKQDIELTDYRIQAITAGQDAQAEVHVVIKNDKGAEFHGIGIDFDVLTASAKAYLQASGKSKTASKQADFEEVK; encoded by the coding sequence ATGAAGAAAATCCAGTTTTTTGATACGACACTTAGAGATGGCGAACAAACCCCTGGAGTTAATTTTGACGTAAAGGAGAAAATCCAGATTGCCTTACAACTCGAAAAACTTGGAATTGATGTGATTGAAGCCGGCTTTCCGATTTCTTCTCCTGGAGATTTTGAATGCGTCAAGGCCATTGCAAAAGCGATTAAACATTGTTCTGTAACAGGGCTAGCGCGCTGTGTTGAAGGAGATATCGACCGCGCGGAAGAAGCGCTTAAAGACGCTGTTTCCCCGCAAATACATATCTTCTTAGCAACGAGCGATGTGCATATGGAATACAAATTAAAAATGAGTCGGGCGGAAGTTCTTGCTTCCATTAAACACCACATTAGTTATGCAAGACAAAAATTCGAAGTAGTACAGTTTTCACCAGAAGATGCAACTCGGTCAGATCGTGCTTTTCTAATTGAGGCCGTTCAAACAGCAATTGATGCCGGAGCAACTGTCATCAACATTCCGGACACGGTCGGATATACTAACCCAACCGAATTCGGACAGCTATTCCAAGACTTACGCCGCGAAATAAAGCAGTTTGATGATATTATTTTCGCTTCCCATTGTCATGATGACCTTGGTATGGCGACGGCGAATGCACTTGCTGCAATCGAAAATGGCGCAAGACGCGTTGAAGGTACGATTAATGGGATTGGCGAACGCGCTGGGAATACGGCGCTGGAAGAAGTTGCGGTCGCGCTGCATATTCGCAAAGATTTTTATCAAGCAGAAACAAATATCGTGTTGAACCAATTTAAAAATTCTAGTGATCTGATTAGTCGTTTGTCGGGTATGCCTGTTCCGCGTAATAAAGCCGTAATTGGTGGTAATGCTTACGCGCACGAGTCCGGTATTCATCAAGATGGCGTACTGAAAAACCCAGACACGTACGAAATCATCACCCCTGCCCTTGTCGGCGTGGATAAAAACTCGCTTCCTCTTGGCAAACTTTCTGGTAAACATGCCTTCAACACGCGCATGGAAGAAATGGGCTACACACTAACCGAACAAGAACAAAAAGATGCCTTTAAACGTTTCAAACAACTAGCAGATGCGAAAAAAGAAGTAACTGAAGAAGACTTGCACGCGTTAATTCTCGGCCAATCTTCCGAGTCTGCCGATGATTTCGAACTAAAACACCTGCAAGTTCAATACGTTACTGGCGGCGTCCAAGGTGCGATTGTTCGCATTGAAGAACGTGATGGCGCTCTAATAGAAGACGCAGCAACTGGTTCAGGTAGCATTGAAGCGATTTACAACACAATTAATCGCCTAATGAAACAAGACATCGAATTAACCGATTATCGTATCCAAGCAATAACTGCCGGCCAAGATGCCCAAGCAGAAGTCCATGTCGTCATTAAAAATGACAAAGGCGCTGAGTTCCATGGTATCGGTATTGATTTTGACGTTTTAACAGCTAGTGCTAAAGCTTATTTGCAAGCATCGGGCAAAAGCAAAACCGCCAGTAAGCAAGCTGATTTCGAGGAGGTAAAGTAA
- the ilvN gene encoding acetolactate synthase small subunit, with protein MRRIITATVNNSSGVLNRITGVISRRQYNIDSISVGWTEIPNVSRITIVVHVDSLYEIEQVTKQLNKQIDVLKVSDITDDAHIERELALLKINSPAALRSELNAVIEPFRATVIDVGTKNVVIQVTGTSEKIDAFVDTVRPYGIKQMARTGVTGFTRSPKKMG; from the coding sequence ATGCGCCGAATCATTACCGCTACAGTTAACAACTCTTCTGGCGTATTAAATCGTATCACTGGGGTTATCTCCAGACGCCAATACAATATTGATAGCATCTCTGTCGGCTGGACCGAAATCCCAAATGTTTCCCGGATTACCATCGTCGTCCATGTCGATTCCTTATACGAAATCGAACAAGTAACCAAACAGCTCAACAAACAAATCGATGTGCTCAAAGTGAGCGATATTACTGACGATGCGCACATCGAACGCGAACTCGCTTTACTGAAAATCAACTCCCCCGCTGCCTTACGCTCCGAGCTAAACGCAGTCATCGAACCATTTCGCGCAACCGTCATTGATGTCGGCACGAAAAATGTTGTCATCCAAGTAACTGGTACAAGCGAAAAAATTGATGCTTTCGTTGACACCGTTCGCCCGTATGGCATTAAGCAAATGGCAAGAACTGGCGTAACTGGCTTTACAAGAAGCCCTAAAAAAATGGGTTGA
- the ilvD gene encoding dihydroxy-acid dehydratase translates to MRSDKIKKGVEQAPARSLLHATGQIKSPGDMDKPFIAICNSYIDIVPGHVHLRELADVAKEAIREAGGIPFEFNTIGVDDGIAMGHIGMRYSLPSREVIADAAETVINAHWFDGVFYIPNCDKITPGMLLASVRTNVPAIFCSGGPMKAGLSAHGKALTLSSVFEAVGAFKDGSMSQEDFLDMEANACPTCGSCAGMFTANSMNCLMEILGMAVPGNGTTLAVSDARRDLIRESAFHLMDLVKKDIRPRDIITKDAIDDAFALDMAMGGSTNTVLHTLALANEAGIEDYDLERINDIAKRVPYLSKIAPSSSYSMHDVHEAGGVSAIVKELVDLGGAIHPDRITVTGKTIRENVADAKINNTDVIHPKENPYSPVGGLSMLFGNIAPKGAAIKVGGVDPSVQVFKGEAICFSSHDEAVEAIDNHTVREGHVVVIRYEGPKGGPGMPEMLAPTSSIVGRGLGKDVALITDGRFSGATRGIAVGHISPEAAAGGPIALVHDGDIITIDLPNRTLNVDVPDEVLEERRKELPKFKAKVKTGYLARYTALVTSAHTGGILQIPEDLID, encoded by the coding sequence ATGCGTAGTGACAAAATAAAAAAAGGTGTCGAACAAGCTCCAGCAAGAAGTTTGCTGCATGCTACAGGTCAAATTAAAAGTCCAGGTGATATGGATAAACCATTTATCGCTATTTGTAACTCCTACATTGATATCGTTCCTGGTCATGTGCATTTGCGAGAACTTGCAGATGTGGCGAAAGAAGCCATTAGAGAGGCTGGCGGTATCCCATTTGAATTTAATACGATTGGTGTAGATGATGGCATTGCGATGGGACATATCGGTATGCGCTACTCCCTTCCCTCTCGTGAAGTTATCGCGGATGCAGCGGAAACAGTAATCAACGCGCACTGGTTTGACGGGGTTTTCTACATCCCAAACTGTGACAAAATCACACCGGGTATGCTTCTCGCTTCGGTTCGTACAAACGTCCCCGCTATCTTCTGTTCAGGTGGTCCGATGAAAGCTGGATTGTCTGCTCACGGAAAAGCGCTCACTCTTTCTTCTGTTTTTGAAGCAGTTGGTGCCTTTAAAGATGGCAGCATGTCCCAAGAAGATTTCCTTGATATGGAAGCTAATGCGTGTCCGACTTGTGGTTCTTGCGCCGGCATGTTTACAGCGAATTCGATGAACTGTTTAATGGAAATCCTTGGTATGGCTGTTCCCGGAAATGGTACAACACTTGCCGTTTCTGATGCACGCCGCGACCTTATTAGAGAATCTGCTTTTCATTTAATGGATTTAGTGAAAAAAGATATTCGTCCTCGTGACATTATTACAAAAGATGCGATTGATGATGCTTTCGCGCTGGATATGGCAATGGGTGGTTCAACAAATACCGTTTTACATACACTTGCCCTTGCAAACGAAGCCGGTATTGAAGATTACGATTTGGAACGTATCAATGATATCGCCAAACGTGTTCCCTACCTTTCCAAAATTGCACCGTCCTCTTCCTACTCGATGCATGACGTTCATGAAGCTGGCGGCGTTTCTGCCATCGTTAAAGAGCTTGTTGACCTTGGTGGCGCAATCCATCCAGACCGTATCACCGTTACTGGAAAAACGATTCGTGAAAACGTAGCTGATGCAAAAATTAATAATACCGATGTTATCCATCCGAAAGAAAATCCGTATAGCCCAGTTGGCGGACTTTCGATGTTATTCGGAAATATCGCACCAAAAGGAGCTGCTATCAAAGTTGGCGGCGTAGATCCTTCCGTACAAGTTTTCAAAGGAGAAGCAATTTGCTTTAGTTCTCATGATGAGGCGGTGGAAGCGATTGATAACCATACCGTTCGCGAGGGGCATGTAGTTGTTATTCGCTACGAAGGTCCAAAAGGCGGTCCGGGAATGCCAGAGATGCTGGCGCCAACTTCTAGTATTGTTGGACGTGGATTAGGAAAAGATGTTGCTTTGATTACAGATGGCCGTTTCTCCGGAGCTACTCGCGGTATCGCAGTTGGGCATATTTCTCCAGAAGCTGCAGCAGGCGGTCCGATTGCACTCGTTCATGACGGCGATATCATTACGATTGATTTGCCAAATCGGACGCTCAATGTAGACGTTCCTGATGAGGTTTTAGAAGAACGAAGAAAAGAATTACCAAAATTTAAAGCTAAAGTAAAAACTGGTTATCTTGCAAGATATACTGCGCTTGTAACTAGCGCCCATACTGGTGGTATTTTGCAAATTCCAGAAGATTTAATCGACTAA
- the leuD gene encoding 3-isopropylmalate dehydratase small subunit — MEEIKVHIGKTVALMNDNIDTDQIIPKSFLKRIERTGFGEFLFDSWRYLPNRKPNPDFPLNAPDRQEATILITGDNFGCGSSREHAAWALLDYRFRVIIAGSYSDIFYMNCTKNGVLPIVLPREAREKLAQIAAEENVTIDLPNQQVISSVGTYPFEIDATWKNKFINGLDDIAITFEHIDAIKAYEQKVDSI; from the coding sequence GTGGAGGAAATTAAAGTACACATTGGAAAAACAGTGGCGCTAATGAACGACAATATTGATACCGATCAAATCATTCCAAAAAGTTTCTTAAAACGAATTGAACGCACTGGTTTTGGCGAATTTCTCTTTGATAGTTGGCGTTACCTGCCGAATCGTAAACCGAATCCGGATTTCCCGCTCAATGCTCCGGACCGCCAAGAAGCGACTATTTTGATTACTGGAGATAATTTTGGTTGTGGGTCTTCCAGAGAACATGCTGCTTGGGCGCTACTCGACTACCGTTTCCGTGTGATTATCGCTGGTAGTTATAGTGATATATTTTATATGAATTGTACCAAAAATGGTGTACTCCCTATCGTTCTTCCTAGAGAGGCACGTGAAAAATTAGCGCAAATTGCAGCCGAAGAGAATGTGACCATTGACTTACCAAACCAGCAAGTTATCAGTTCAGTTGGCACCTACCCTTTTGAGATTGATGCTACGTGGAAAAATAAATTTATTAATGGACTGGATGATATCGCCATTACATTTGAACATATTGATGCGATTAAAGCCTATGAACAAAAAGTGGATTCAATATAA
- the leuB gene encoding 3-isopropylmalate dehydrogenase, whose product MTYKITSLAGDGIGPEIMTSGLQVLEAVAKKYNHTFEIESHPFGGAGIDAAHDPIPPSTLKACQDADAILLGAIGGPKWDNAPKRPEDGLLALRKALGLFANIRPIQVPSSITHLSPLKKEIVENTDFVVVRELTGGLYFGEPKHWDESAAVDSLTYTRAEIERIIEKAFEIAATRNKKVTSVDKANVLASSKLWRKIAEEVASRHPDITLEHLYIDAAAMLMIQRPTTFDVIVTENLFGDILSDEASVITGSLGMLPSASHAENGPSLYEPIHGSAPDIAKQNIANPMSMISSVSMMLRQSFSLFEEADAIDAATAKTMQAGFLTADLGGNTSTTDFTNEVLKQIEGGE is encoded by the coding sequence GTGACCTATAAAATTACTTCCTTAGCTGGCGACGGAATTGGTCCAGAAATTATGACTTCTGGACTTCAAGTATTAGAGGCAGTCGCAAAAAAATACAACCATACGTTTGAAATTGAATCCCATCCTTTTGGAGGCGCAGGAATTGACGCAGCTCACGACCCAATCCCCCCTTCCACCTTAAAAGCGTGCCAAGATGCCGACGCGATTTTACTCGGGGCAATTGGTGGTCCTAAATGGGATAACGCACCGAAACGTCCCGAAGATGGCCTACTTGCACTTCGAAAAGCGCTTGGTCTTTTCGCCAACATTCGCCCTATCCAAGTCCCAAGCTCCATCACGCACCTTTCTCCTTTAAAAAAGGAAATTGTTGAGAACACTGATTTTGTCGTTGTTCGTGAGTTGACTGGTGGACTTTACTTTGGGGAACCAAAACATTGGGATGAGTCAGCGGCAGTTGATTCTTTAACATATACCCGTGCAGAAATCGAGCGAATTATTGAGAAAGCTTTCGAAATAGCTGCGACGAGAAATAAAAAAGTTACTTCTGTGGATAAAGCGAATGTGCTAGCTTCTAGTAAACTATGGCGAAAAATTGCTGAAGAAGTGGCAAGTCGTCACCCAGATATCACACTAGAACATCTATACATTGATGCTGCGGCAATGCTTATGATTCAACGACCAACGACATTTGATGTTATCGTGACGGAAAACTTATTTGGCGATATTTTAAGCGATGAAGCGTCTGTCATTACTGGCTCACTTGGAATGCTCCCTTCTGCTAGCCATGCGGAAAACGGACCATCTTTATACGAACCAATTCACGGATCTGCGCCAGATATCGCTAAACAAAACATCGCGAATCCAATGTCTATGATATCTTCTGTATCCATGATGCTCCGTCAATCCTTCTCTCTTTTTGAAGAAGCGGATGCGATTGATGCGGCAACAGCAAAAACGATGCAAGCTGGATTTTTAACTGCTGACCTTGGTGGCAATACTTCCACAACAGACTTTACAAATGAAGTTCTAAAACAAATTGAAGGAGGAGAATAA
- the ilvC gene encoding ketol-acid reductoisomerase, which yields MTKVYYEDAVKNNALEGKTVAVIGYGSQGHAHSQNLRDNGNNVIIGIREGKSAESARNDGFDVYSVSEAADKADVIMILLPDETQGETYENEIKPNLKAGNALVFAHGFNIHFDVINPPSDVDVFLVAPKGPGHLVRRTFVEGGAVPSLFAIYQDATGNARDTALSYAKGIGATRAGVIETTFKEETETDLFGEQAVLCGGATHLIQAGFETLVEAGYQPELAYFEVLHEMKLIVDLMYEGGMEKMRHSISNTAEYGDYVSGPRVVTADTKKAMKEVLTDIQNGNFAKSFIDDNKNGFKEFHRMRKEQQGHQIEKVGAELREMMPFVKPQH from the coding sequence ATGACAAAAGTTTATTATGAAGATGCAGTAAAAAACAACGCACTAGAAGGTAAAACAGTAGCAGTAATCGGGTACGGTTCGCAAGGTCACGCACATTCTCAAAATCTACGTGACAATGGCAATAACGTTATTATCGGCATTCGCGAAGGAAAATCTGCCGAATCTGCAAGAAATGATGGCTTTGACGTTTATTCTGTTAGCGAAGCCGCTGATAAAGCTGATGTTATCATGATTCTTTTGCCAGATGAAACACAAGGCGAAACATACGAAAATGAAATTAAACCTAACCTAAAAGCTGGCAATGCACTTGTTTTCGCTCACGGTTTTAACATTCATTTTGACGTAATTAATCCTCCAAGCGATGTAGATGTTTTCCTAGTAGCTCCAAAAGGTCCTGGTCACTTAGTTCGCCGTACATTTGTTGAAGGTGGCGCAGTTCCTTCCCTATTCGCAATCTACCAAGATGCAACTGGAAACGCACGTGACACAGCCCTTTCTTATGCAAAAGGTATTGGCGCAACTCGCGCTGGCGTTATCGAAACCACTTTCAAAGAAGAAACCGAAACCGATCTATTCGGCGAACAAGCAGTTCTTTGCGGGGGCGCGACTCACCTTATCCAAGCTGGGTTTGAAACACTTGTAGAAGCTGGCTACCAACCAGAACTCGCTTATTTTGAAGTATTACACGAAATGAAACTGATTGTTGATTTGATGTATGAAGGCGGCATGGAAAAAATGCGCCACTCGATCTCTAATACAGCAGAATATGGTGATTATGTTTCCGGTCCTCGTGTTGTTACAGCTGATACGAAAAAAGCAATGAAAGAAGTACTTACCGACATTCAAAATGGTAACTTTGCTAAATCTTTCATCGACGACAACAAAAACGGCTTTAAAGAGTTCCATAGAATGCGCAAAGAACAACAAGGTCATCAAATCGAAAAAGTTGGCGCGGAACTTCGCGAAATGATGCCATTTGTCAAACCACAACATTAA
- the ilvB gene encoding biosynthetic-type acetolactate synthase large subunit, whose product MIDTTKTNEKATKKQNKSGAELLIDSLKKQQVEMIFGYPGGAVLPLYDAFYDCDIPHILTRHEQGAIHAAEGYARVTGKPGVVVVTSGPGATNVLTGIADAMSDSIPLVIFTGQVHTPGIGKDAFQEADMIGLTIPITKYNYQVRDVRDLPKIVNEAFHIASTGRKGPVVVDIPKDMGIIQTESVRPDTIDLPGYQPTYSPNPLQLEKLMQSLSAASKPLILAGAGVNHARATAELLEFAERYQIPIVNTLLGLGSFPQSHDLFLGMGGMHGSYAANMALTDCDLLINFGSRFDDRLASAPKEFATKATIAHIDIDPAEIGKIIETQIPIVADINETLTQLLQMELPVHPDTSHWYKLNMTRKNRHPFNFDRTKKAEIKPQRVIELIGEITQGEALVSTDVGQHQMWAAQFYPFQFDHQIITSGGLGTMGFGFPAAVGAQLAFPDKTVVAIVGDGGFQMTNQELAILNDYQINVKTVIINNGSLGMVRQWQEKFHGERYSHSIFTSQPDFVKLSEAYGVKGVRLTNPETLEKDLRKAFAHPGPIVIDVHVAKDELVLPMVPSGKPNHQMEGVE is encoded by the coding sequence GTGATTGATACGACGAAGACAAATGAAAAAGCGACAAAAAAGCAAAATAAAAGTGGTGCGGAACTATTAATTGACTCCTTGAAAAAGCAACAAGTCGAGATGATTTTTGGTTATCCGGGTGGCGCGGTTCTCCCTCTCTATGATGCTTTTTATGACTGCGATATCCCGCATATTCTAACACGACACGAGCAAGGAGCGATTCATGCTGCGGAAGGTTATGCTCGCGTTACTGGGAAACCTGGTGTTGTGGTTGTAACGAGTGGACCTGGGGCGACCAATGTATTAACTGGTATTGCGGATGCGATGAGTGATTCGATTCCATTAGTAATTTTCACTGGGCAAGTTCATACGCCTGGTATCGGAAAAGATGCTTTCCAAGAAGCCGATATGATTGGGCTAACGATCCCCATTACGAAATACAATTACCAAGTGCGCGATGTTCGTGACTTACCAAAAATCGTCAATGAAGCTTTCCATATCGCAAGTACTGGTCGTAAAGGTCCTGTTGTCGTGGATATTCCAAAAGACATGGGGATTATCCAAACAGAGTCTGTCCGACCAGATACGATTGATTTGCCGGGTTATCAACCGACTTATTCACCAAATCCACTTCAACTTGAAAAACTAATGCAATCTCTTTCCGCCGCAAGTAAGCCACTAATACTTGCCGGAGCTGGCGTCAATCATGCGAGAGCTACAGCTGAATTACTAGAATTCGCTGAACGCTATCAAATTCCTATCGTGAATACACTGCTTGGTCTGGGAAGTTTCCCGCAAAGCCATGATTTATTCCTTGGTATGGGTGGTATGCACGGTTCTTATGCGGCCAATATGGCGCTAACGGATTGCGACTTGCTGATTAATTTTGGCTCCAGATTCGACGACCGGCTTGCAAGCGCGCCGAAAGAATTTGCCACGAAAGCAACCATTGCTCATATCGATATTGATCCTGCTGAAATCGGCAAAATTATCGAAACGCAAATTCCGATTGTGGCGGATATCAATGAAACCCTTACGCAACTTCTGCAAATGGAACTTCCGGTTCATCCGGATACATCCCATTGGTACAAATTAAATATGACGCGCAAAAACCGTCATCCTTTTAATTTTGATAGAACGAAAAAAGCGGAAATTAAACCACAGCGTGTCATTGAGCTAATTGGTGAAATTACGCAAGGTGAAGCGCTTGTTTCTACCGATGTTGGACAGCATCAAATGTGGGCAGCGCAGTTTTATCCATTCCAATTCGATCATCAAATTATTACGAGTGGCGGTCTTGGCACAATGGGCTTTGGCTTCCCGGCAGCCGTTGGGGCGCAACTTGCTTTCCCAGATAAAACGGTGGTTGCAATTGTTGGCGACGGTGGTTTCCAAATGACTAACCAAGAACTAGCAATTTTAAACGATTATCAAATCAATGTAAAAACGGTGATTATCAATAACGGTTCGCTCGGCATGGTTCGTCAGTGGCAAGAAAAATTCCACGGCGAAAGATATTCCCATTCGATTTTCACGAGCCAACCAGATTTTGTCAAACTATCTGAGGCTTATGGTGTCAAAGGTGTTCGCCTGACGAATCCGGAAACACTGGAAAAAGATTTGAGAAAAGCGTTCGCTCACCCTGGGCCGATCGTAATTGACGTTCATGTAGCAAAAGACGAACTAGTACTTCCAATGGTTCCAAGCGGCAAACCAAATCACCAAATGGAAGGGGTGGAATAA